A region of Streptomyces sp. NBC_01497 DNA encodes the following proteins:
- a CDS encoding SAM-dependent methyltransferase: MTSQNGLSGSAFESWRPPLDLRTDRPHSARVYNFLLGGKTNYQPDRDAVARLLEVMPIARPTAVENRAFMHRAAHYVAAEAGIRQFLDIGTGIPTEPNLHQVVQDVDPAARVVYADNDPIVLAHSRALHQGTAEGRTAYVHGDLCEPDTILAEARRTLDFDEPVAVMLLTVLHWLPADADPYDIVRRLMDAVPAGSALVITHLTRDFDAPSVGAAAEGLNQEGSNVTSRTQEQVAAFFDGLDLVEPGLEVIERWRPSAPLADTPALSIASSTAADAADEIVPLYAGVARKS; the protein is encoded by the coding sequence ATGACATCACAGAACGGTCTGAGCGGGTCAGCATTCGAGTCCTGGCGGCCGCCGCTGGACCTGCGAACGGACCGGCCGCACTCCGCCCGTGTCTACAACTTCCTGCTGGGTGGCAAGACGAACTACCAGCCGGACCGGGATGCCGTCGCGCGGCTGCTGGAGGTCATGCCGATCGCGCGTCCGACCGCGGTGGAGAATCGGGCGTTCATGCACCGGGCCGCGCACTACGTGGCGGCCGAGGCGGGGATTCGGCAGTTCCTCGACATCGGCACGGGCATCCCGACCGAGCCGAATCTCCACCAGGTGGTCCAGGACGTGGATCCGGCCGCCCGTGTCGTCTACGCCGACAACGATCCGATCGTGCTAGCCCACTCCCGCGCCCTGCACCAGGGCACCGCGGAGGGCCGCACCGCCTACGTGCACGGTGACCTGTGCGAGCCTGACACCATCCTCGCCGAGGCACGCAGGACCTTGGACTTTGACGAACCCGTCGCCGTGATGCTGCTGACGGTCCTGCACTGGCTGCCGGCCGACGCCGACCCGTACGACATCGTGCGGCGCCTGATGGACGCCGTGCCGGCGGGGAGCGCGCTGGTCATCACGCATCTCACGCGCGACTTCGACGCTCCGTCTGTCGGCGCGGCGGCTGAGGGGCTCAATCAGGAAGGCTCCAATGTCACCTCCCGCACGCAGGAGCAGGTCGCGGCGTTCTTCGACGGGCTCGACCTGGTGGAACCGGGGTTGGAGGTCATCGAACGGTGGCGCCCCTCTGCCCCGCTCGCTGACACGCCCGCGCTGTCCATCGCCTCCTCGACTGCGGCCGACGCGGCCGACGAGATCGTGCCGCTGTACGCGGGAGTCGCCCGCAAATCGTAG